The segment TTAGTCACGTTGGCCCCTGCCATATTGCGTTTGGAAACGGCTGCACTGGCTGCAGCGGTGCTGGCCCTGGAAGGATAAATCATGCCTCGCGTTCTGATTACACCGACCACGCTCAAACATATCCATCACGATGGCCCGCACATGGCCCTGTTGCGTAAAGCCGGGATTGAAATCGTCACGCCGCCGGAGCCTTGGGATCATCAACTGGTGGAAGAAGAAGTGATCCAGTTGCTGCATGGCATCGATGCAACAATTGCCGGCATGGAGCCTTACACGGAAAGGGTATTTGCAGCCCATCCTCAGTTGAAGGTGGTTGCAAGGGTGGGCGTGGGTTACGATGCGGTGGATGTCGCTGCTGCCACCCGGCATGGCGTAGCAGTCACTATCACACCAGGCACCAATCATGAAACGGTGGCAGAACTCACCTTCGCTCTGCTGCTGGCGTTGACCAAACAGATCACCACGGACGACCGGCAGATGCGGCAAGGCATCTGGCATCGCCATGTCACCATTCCGGTACGAGGCAGCACGCTGGGCATTGTTGGTTTGGGTCGCATTGGTAAAGCAATTGCCGTGCGGGCACAAGCCTTCGGCATGAAGGTGCAAGCTTTCGAGGTGCAGCCGGATCAGGAATTTGTCAAACAACAAGGCATTCGACTGGTTGACCTGCCTACCCTGTTGCAGACGTCGGATGTCGTCAGCCTGCATGCACCCGCCACGCCGGAAACCAAGCATCTCATCAATCGGCAGACTCTCGCGATGATGAAGCCTACTGCTTTCCTGATTAACACCGCGCGAGGCGGATTGATTGATGAGCCCGCGTTGGTGGAAGCACTCAAGAACGGTAAGCTCGCTGGTGCCGGGCTGGATGTTTTTGCTGAGGAACCACCGGCCAAGGATCATCCTTTTTATCAACTCGATAACATCGTGATGACTCCACACACCGGCGGCACTGATACCAAGTCACGAATCGATATGGCCGAGCTGGCAGCCAAGGCCGTGGTCGAATTGCTGGCAGGCCGCTGGCCGGAGGAGCTTGTTGTGAATAAGGACGTTCGTGTGAGTTATGCCAGGAAGTGAGAATAGTGGATGTCATTTGAACACAAGTGGGAGTGTCTTAATCCAGCGAGGTCTTAGTCCCGTGAGGGACGTCGGATGGTAGCCGGTGGCGCAAGCCACCGGTAAAATCCAAAACGGGTGAAAAGCCCCGAATGGGGCGCTGGAAATAGAACGCTCATCCCGAGCACCCTTTCAGGGCTTGAAGAGTTTAACGATCTTCTTCCAGGGGCTAAAGCCCCTGGCTAACATCGGGTCGCCCCTTCGGGGCTGCACCGTTAACATCCATCCACCGCTAACCGCTTTCAAACTTTTACCACCGCTCATTCGGCCCGCTCGGCACCTTGATGGCGTGTTCCAGCTTCGATGGTTCATCGAGATGTTCGCCCACGGTTGTTTCGATCTCAGCAACAATCTCGTGCAGTTCTGCAACCGATTTCACCATACCCAGGCGTATCTGCAATGGCTTGCCCATCGGGATAGCTTTGCCATACCAGCCACACATTTTGCGGAACGACAGGCAGCCGAACCATTCTCCGCGCAGTTGCACTAAACTGAGAAAGTGTTTTACCATGAAACGTAGATGCTCGCGGTTGGTGGCACAGGGCAACACTTCGCCTGTTTCATCGTAATGCTTCAGTTGTGTGAAGAACCAGGGGTTGAGCAACGCACCCCGGCCAATGGCGATGGCTGCACATCCCGTTT is part of the Planctomycetia bacterium genome and harbors:
- a CDS encoding phosphoglycerate dehydrogenase; its protein translation is MPRVLITPTTLKHIHHDGPHMALLRKAGIEIVTPPEPWDHQLVEEEVIQLLHGIDATIAGMEPYTERVFAAHPQLKVVARVGVGYDAVDVAAATRHGVAVTITPGTNHETVAELTFALLLALTKQITTDDRQMRQGIWHRHVTIPVRGSTLGIVGLGRIGKAIAVRAQAFGMKVQAFEVQPDQEFVKQQGIRLVDLPTLLQTSDVVSLHAPATPETKHLINRQTLAMMKPTAFLINTARGGLIDEPALVEALKNGKLAGAGLDVFAEEPPAKDHPFYQLDNIVMTPHTGGTDTKSRIDMAELAAKAVVELLAGRWPEELVVNKDVRVSYARK